The following coding sequences are from one Humulus lupulus chromosome X, drHumLupu1.1, whole genome shotgun sequence window:
- the LOC133806533 gene encoding uncharacterized mitochondrial protein AtMg00810-like — translation MEFARTKKSISVSQRKYTLDLLKETGMLGSKPSKTPIEFGNKIKMFEGDSVDKGRYQQLVGKLIYLSHTRPDIAFTISLVNQILRYFKQTLGIGLYFKKSSDRKVEVFTDADWAGTIDDRKSASSYCTLLWGNLVTWRSKKQSVVARSSAEAEYRAMAHVVCEVI, via the exons ATGGAATTTGCAAGGACCAAAAAGAGTATTTCCGTGTCTCAAAGGAAATACACTCTCGACCTCTTAAAAGAAACAGGAATGCTAGGAAGCAAGCCTAGTAAAACTCCTATTGAATTTGGGAACAAAATAAAAATGTTCGAAGGAGATTCGGTTGATAAAGGAAGATACCAGCAACTAGTTGGAAAACTTATCTATCTCTCACACACTCGACCAGACATTGCCTTCACTATTAGTCTCGTAAATCA AATTTTGAGATACTTCAAGCAAACACTAGGAATTGGGCTATATTTCAAAAAATCGAGTGATCGAAAAGTCGAAGTTTTCACTGATGCTGATTGGGCTGGAACAATCGACGACAGAAAATCCGCATCTAGTTATTGTACTCTCCTATGGGGTAACTTGGTAACATGGCGAAGTAAAAAACAGTCTGTTGTTGCAAGGAGCAGTGCAGAAGCAGAGTACAGGGCTATGGCCCATGTAGTGTGtgaagtcatttga